A window of Streptomyces caniferus contains these coding sequences:
- a CDS encoding Lrp/AsnC ligand binding domain-containing protein, with translation MVQAYILIQTEVGKASAVAEVISTIRGVLQAEDVTGPYDVIVRAQADTVDELGRMVVAKVQQVEGITRTLTCPVVHL, from the coding sequence GTGGTACAGGCCTACATCCTGATCCAGACCGAGGTCGGCAAGGCCTCGGCGGTCGCCGAGGTGATCTCCACGATCCGTGGTGTGCTGCAGGCCGAGGACGTGACCGGTCCCTATGACGTCATCGTGCGCGCACAGGCCGACACGGTCGACGAGCTGGGCCGCATGGTGGTCGCGAAAGTCCAGCAAGTGGAAGGCATCACGCGCACCCTTACCTGCCCGGTCGTCCATCTCTAG
- the rpmB gene encoding 50S ribosomal protein L28 — translation MAANCDVCGKGPGFGKSVSHSHRRTNRRWNPNIQTVRAVIGRTPKRLNACTSCIKAGKVSR, via the coding sequence GTGGCTGCCAACTGCGACGTCTGCGGCAAGGGGCCGGGCTTCGGCAAGAGTGTCTCGCACTCGCATCGCCGTACCAACCGTCGTTGGAACCCCAACATCCAGACGGTGCGTGCAGTGATCGGGCGCACGCCGAAGCGGCTGAACGCCTGCACCTCGTGCATCAAGGCCGGCAAGGTCTCGCGCTGA
- a CDS encoding DUF3515 domain-containing protein translates to MISTRRRHLALPVLTVLFAAVSCSSEDVAVPSPKGEAVRYCKALHKELPQTVDGLKRGTPEPVSDFTAIWGDPAVKLRCGVPKPDVLTYGSEHYNPGADAAEVNGVEWLFQKQDDGYRFTTVLRKAYVEVTVPRKYAPEVDVLTDLGGAVKKTVPAGV, encoded by the coding sequence GTGATCTCTACGCGCCGCCGGCACCTGGCCCTCCCGGTGCTCACCGTGCTGTTCGCCGCGGTGAGCTGTTCCTCCGAAGACGTGGCCGTGCCCTCCCCCAAGGGCGAAGCGGTGCGGTACTGCAAGGCGCTCCACAAGGAGTTGCCGCAGACCGTGGACGGGCTGAAGCGGGGTACCCCCGAGCCCGTCTCCGACTTCACTGCCATATGGGGCGATCCTGCCGTGAAACTGCGCTGCGGGGTGCCGAAGCCCGACGTCCTGACGTACGGGAGTGAACATTACAACCCCGGCGCCGACGCGGCGGAAGTCAACGGGGTCGAATGGCTCTTCCAGAAGCAGGACGACGGCTATCGCTTCACGACGGTGCTGCGGAAGGCCTACGTCGAGGTCACCGTTCCCCGGAAGTACGCCCCCGAGGTCGATGTGCTCACCGATCTCGGGGGCGCCGTGAAGAAGACGGTTCCCGCCGGGGTCTAG
- a CDS encoding thiamine-phosphate kinase has protein sequence MKGTVGELGEFGLIRELTSRLTTTPAVRIGPGDDAAVVTAPDRRVVASTDILLEGRHFRRDWSTAYDVGRKAAAQNLADIAAMGAVPTAILLGLVVPAELPATWPTELMDGLRDECQVAGAAVVGGDVVRGDTITVAITALGDLRNQEPVTRAGAQPGDVVAVTGWLGWSAAGHAVLSRGFRSPRAFVEAHRRPEPPYHAGPAAAGLGATAMTDVSDGLVADLGHIAEASKVRIDLRSAGIDIPSQMSDIGTAVGVDPMQWVLNGGEDHAIVATFPPDVKLPARWKVIGEVLHPSALPQVTVDGAPWVKAGWDHFGDNGDAE, from the coding sequence ATGAAGGGCACCGTGGGCGAGCTGGGGGAGTTCGGGCTGATCAGGGAGCTCACCTCCCGGCTCACCACCACTCCGGCCGTACGGATCGGGCCGGGTGACGACGCCGCGGTGGTCACCGCGCCGGACCGGAGGGTGGTCGCCAGCACCGACATCCTCCTGGAGGGCCGGCACTTCAGGCGCGACTGGTCCACCGCCTACGACGTCGGCCGCAAGGCCGCCGCGCAGAACCTCGCCGACATCGCGGCGATGGGCGCGGTGCCCACGGCGATCCTGCTCGGCCTGGTCGTGCCCGCGGAGCTCCCCGCGACCTGGCCGACCGAGCTGATGGACGGACTGCGCGACGAGTGCCAGGTGGCGGGCGCCGCGGTCGTCGGCGGGGACGTGGTCCGCGGCGACACCATCACCGTCGCCATCACGGCGCTCGGCGATCTGCGCAACCAGGAACCGGTCACCCGGGCCGGCGCCCAGCCCGGCGACGTGGTCGCGGTGACCGGCTGGCTCGGCTGGTCCGCCGCCGGTCATGCCGTCCTCTCCCGCGGGTTCCGCTCGCCGCGCGCCTTCGTGGAGGCCCACCGCCGCCCCGAACCGCCGTACCACGCGGGACCGGCGGCCGCCGGACTCGGCGCCACCGCCATGACGGACGTCAGCGACGGACTCGTCGCCGATCTCGGGCACATCGCCGAGGCCAGCAAGGTCCGGATCGATCTGCGCTCCGCCGGTATCGACATCCCGTCACAGATGTCCGACATCGGCACGGCCGTGGGCGTGGACCCGATGCAGTGGGTGCTCAACGGGGGCGAGGACCACGCGATCGTGGCCACCTTCCCGCCCGATGTGAAGCTGCCGGCCCGCTGGAAGGTCATCGGCGAGGTCCTCCACCCCTCCGCGCTGCCGCAGGTGACGGTGGACGGCGCTCCCTGGGTGAAGGCCGGCTGGGACCACTTCGGCGACAACGGGGACGCCGAATAG
- the thiD gene encoding bifunctional hydroxymethylpyrimidine kinase/phosphomethylpyrimidine kinase, whose protein sequence is MHIPPRVLTVAGSDSGGGAGIQADLKTMLALGTHGMSVLTAVTAQNSLGVQGAWELPAEAVRAQFRSVVDDIGVQAVKTGMLSSAELVETVAELLAGVRAPVVIDPVGVSKHGDALLAASALDAVRTVLLPTATVATPNLDEVAQLTGVRVEEEADMRRAAAAILDFGPRWALIKGGHLTAGPAGGEGGAVDLLTDGTEEHWLRAPRHDNRHTHGTGCTLASALAAQLAKGDTVPQAAAAAKDYVTGALAAGFRLGAGIGPVDHGWRWRGTH, encoded by the coding sequence ATGCACATACCTCCACGCGTCCTGACCGTCGCCGGGTCCGACTCCGGCGGCGGCGCGGGCATCCAGGCCGACCTGAAGACGATGCTGGCGCTCGGCACCCATGGCATGAGCGTGCTCACCGCCGTCACCGCCCAGAACTCCCTGGGCGTGCAGGGCGCGTGGGAGCTGCCGGCCGAGGCCGTACGGGCCCAGTTCCGCAGCGTCGTCGACGACATCGGCGTGCAGGCGGTGAAGACCGGGATGCTCTCCTCGGCCGAACTCGTCGAGACCGTCGCCGAACTGCTCGCCGGAGTGCGGGCACCGGTCGTCATCGACCCGGTAGGCGTCTCCAAGCACGGCGACGCGCTGCTCGCCGCCAGTGCCCTGGACGCGGTCCGCACCGTGCTGCTGCCGACCGCCACCGTCGCCACCCCCAACCTGGACGAGGTCGCCCAGCTGACCGGTGTCCGCGTCGAGGAGGAGGCCGATATGCGGCGGGCGGCCGCCGCGATCCTGGACTTCGGCCCGCGCTGGGCGCTCATCAAGGGAGGCCATCTCACGGCCGGGCCCGCCGGAGGCGAAGGCGGCGCCGTCGACCTGCTCACCGACGGCACCGAGGAGCACTGGCTGCGCGCCCCGCGCCACGACAACCGGCACACCCACGGCACCGGCTGCACCCTCGCCAGCGCGCTCGCCGCGCAGCTCGCCAAGGGGGACACCGTCCCGCAGGCCGCGGCGGCGGCGAAGGACTACGTCACCGGAGCCCTCGCGGCCGGCTTCCGGCTGGGCGCGGGCATCGGTCCCGTGGACCACGGCTGGCGCTGGCGCGGCACGCACTGA